A portion of the Stegostoma tigrinum isolate sSteTig4 chromosome 44, sSteTig4.hap1, whole genome shotgun sequence genome contains these proteins:
- the LOC125450183 gene encoding uncharacterized protein LOC125450183 isoform X2 translates to MDVSSVFSLWYDQRMLTNFKMRTLYLSLLLLLMTPMSDAAELHNNVLAYIVNRFHRMAGNQMARNQGGEFAFLMALTPAECGQTNSAPHFNPGKSRRPSIVGSANSFRNVPNSNYIAVYPNRGSRCSENKLLYPTENNQEIAAQQFQNQLNQPVGCVILYTTYTPCLRNCFINMENCTIIPTLQQPPFRDIWTEPTIHKYFVFSRIYKNDNNTTEYQRISGRLNEVQRAGFHIRRCDGAENAINCIECTQPHYCIP, encoded by the exons ATGGATG TTTCATCTGTATTCTCCCTGTGGTACGATCAAAGGATGCTGACAAATTTCAAAATGCGCACACTCTATCTGTCCCTGTTGTTGCTGCTCATGACCCCCATGTCAGATGCGGCTGAACTGCATAACAATGTCTTGGCTTACATTGTTAACCG TTTCCATCGAATGGCCGGGAATCAGATGGCTAGAAATCAGGGAGGAGAGTTTGCCTTCCTGATGGCTTTAACCCCTGCTGAATGCGGACAAACCAACAGTGCTCCACACTTTAACCCAGGCAAATCGAGACGCCCTTCAATTGTCGGCAGTGCGAACTCCTTCCGAAACGTCCCAAACTCAAATTACATCGCAGTTTATCCGAACAGGGGCAGCCGTTGCTCGGAGAATAAATTGCTGTACCCCACAGAGAACAACCAGGAAATCGCCGCTCAGCAGTTTCAGAACCAGCTGAACCAACCAGTGGGCTGTGTCATTCTCTACACCACTTACACGCCATGCCTGCGGAACTGTTTCATTAACATGGAGAACTGCACCATCATCCCTACCTTGCAACAGCCCCCGTTTCGGGACATATGGACTGAACCAACAATTCACAAGTATTTTGTCTTCAGCAGAATATACAAGAATGATAACAATACGACCGAATATCAGAGAATCAGTGGAAGGCTGAATGAAGTGCAGCGTGCTGGGTTTCATATCAGAAGGTGTGATGGAGCAGAAAACGCAATCAACTGTATAGAATGCACCCAACCTCATTACTGTATCCCATAG
- the LOC125450183 gene encoding uncharacterized protein LOC125450183 isoform X1 codes for MTQIEGSSHQLVQRRGGSVSSVFSLWYDQRMLTNFKMRTLYLSLLLLLMTPMSDAAELHNNVLAYIVNRFHRMAGNQMARNQGGEFAFLMALTPAECGQTNSAPHFNPGKSRRPSIVGSANSFRNVPNSNYIAVYPNRGSRCSENKLLYPTENNQEIAAQQFQNQLNQPVGCVILYTTYTPCLRNCFINMENCTIIPTLQQPPFRDIWTEPTIHKYFVFSRIYKNDNNTTEYQRISGRLNEVQRAGFHIRRCDGAENAINCIECTQPHYCIP; via the exons TTTCATCTGTATTCTCCCTGTGGTACGATCAAAGGATGCTGACAAATTTCAAAATGCGCACACTCTATCTGTCCCTGTTGTTGCTGCTCATGACCCCCATGTCAGATGCGGCTGAACTGCATAACAATGTCTTGGCTTACATTGTTAACCG TTTCCATCGAATGGCCGGGAATCAGATGGCTAGAAATCAGGGAGGAGAGTTTGCCTTCCTGATGGCTTTAACCCCTGCTGAATGCGGACAAACCAACAGTGCTCCACACTTTAACCCAGGCAAATCGAGACGCCCTTCAATTGTCGGCAGTGCGAACTCCTTCCGAAACGTCCCAAACTCAAATTACATCGCAGTTTATCCGAACAGGGGCAGCCGTTGCTCGGAGAATAAATTGCTGTACCCCACAGAGAACAACCAGGAAATCGCCGCTCAGCAGTTTCAGAACCAGCTGAACCAACCAGTGGGCTGTGTCATTCTCTACACCACTTACACGCCATGCCTGCGGAACTGTTTCATTAACATGGAGAACTGCACCATCATCCCTACCTTGCAACAGCCCCCGTTTCGGGACATATGGACTGAACCAACAATTCACAAGTATTTTGTCTTCAGCAGAATATACAAGAATGATAACAATACGACCGAATATCAGAGAATCAGTGGAAGGCTGAATGAAGTGCAGCGTGCTGGGTTTCATATCAGAAGGTGTGATGGAGCAGAAAACGCAATCAACTGTATAGAATGCACCCAACCTCATTACTGTATCCCATAG